TCTCGACCGCGATTCGCTGATCAGAATCCTCCAGGAGCCCAAAAATGCGCTGGTCAAACAGTTCATGCGCATGTTCGAACTCGAGCAAGTGGAACTCAAGTTCGAGGATGACGCTTTGGAAGCAATCGCCGACACCTCGATCAAGCGCGGCAGCGGAGCCCGCGGCCTTCGCGCCGTGATGGAAGAGGTGCTGATGGAGTTGATGTTCGAGATCCCATCGCGCAAGGACGTCGAAGAAGTGGTGATCACTCGCAAAGCGGTCGAGCAGAAACAGGAGCCGCTGTTGATGCTCAAGGGCAAGGCCGACAAGAAACAAGCCTGAACCCTAGCGCCGGTTACGACGCCGGCAAACCCTTATCCCGGTGTAGCGCATGATGTTTCCATCGCTGAAAGCAACCCGTCCCGCGGCCGCCACAGCGGCGCTGATACTGGCAATGGCTTTGGCCGCCGGCTGCGGCTCCATCCCCGAAACACACTACTACACGATCGGCAGGATAATCCCCCGGGCCCCCACTTCGTCAAGTAAGCTGGATATCACGGTCGGGGTGGCACGCTTCGAGGCCGACGGGATTTACGAGCGCGACAACCTGCTCTACCGCAGGGGTTCCTACGAGATCGCGGTGGACTACTACCGCCGCTGGGGCATGCCGCCCCAGACCATGCTGGCCGAGGCCACTATCGAGTACGTCCGCGCTGCGGGCCTGTTCGATTCCGTCCTGCGCATGCCGACCATGTCCGCCTGTGACGCGATCCTCACCGGACGGATTCTCCGCTTCGAGGAAACCGGCAGCGAGGTCCAGGTGGCGCTCGAATTCACCCTGCAGAGCACCCACGGCAATAAAATTCTCTGGCAGGGCGAAGTCTCTTCCTCGGCCCCGGTTACCGTGGCCGCCTCGCCCGAGGCCCGCATCTCAGCCACCGAGGCCCGCATCTCGGCCACCGAGGCCTGTCTCGCCGACTGCCTGGGCAGCCTGATTTCCTCCCTGTCCTCGGCCGACCTGGCCCTGTACTGACCATGATCGGCGTATTCGACTCCGGCGTGGGCGGACTGGCGATATTGCGCGAGATCGAGAAACGGCTCCCCCGCGCCGATATCACCTACCTCGCCGACACCGAGGCGTTCCCCTACGGCAGCAAGTCCCCCGAGTTCGTTACCGAGCGCTGCACCAAAATCACCCGTCTGCTGATCGAGCGCGGCGCGCAAGTGATCGTTCTCGCCTGCAACACGGCCACCGTGGTGGCGATCGAGCACTTGAGAAAAACGTTCGAGGTCCCGTTCGTGGGCGTGGAACCGGCGGTGAAAGTAGCCGCCGGTGGCGCAAATCCCGGCCCGATCTACGTGCTGATGACCGCCAACACCGCCGCCGGGGGAAAATACGCGGCCCTAGTGGAGCGCCATGCCGGGGGGCGGACCGTGCGCCCGGTGGTGATCGGGATGCTGGCCGCCGTGGTGGAGGACGGCTCTTTTAGACAAGAGGAAGTGGCGGCTGAAATCCGGCGGCAGGTGAGAGCCGAGTTGGGAGACCTTCCCCCCGGC
This DNA window, taken from Candidatus Glassbacteria bacterium, encodes the following:
- the murI gene encoding glutamate racemase, which encodes MIGVFDSGVGGLAILREIEKRLPRADITYLADTEAFPYGSKSPEFVTERCTKITRLLIERGAQVIVLACNTATVVAIEHLRKTFEVPFVGVEPAVKVAAGGANPGPIYVLMTANTAAGGKYAALVERHAGGRTVRPVVIGMLAAVVEDGSFRQEEVAAEIRRQVRAELGDLPPGSLLVLGCTHYIFLKELLQETLGEGVEILEPSKAVAKQVEKVSANSLSSRETSGECKITLFFTSRSRIPRWMIASQSVRNVTQAQIFI